Part of the Paenibacillus terrae HPL-003 genome is shown below.
GGTGTCCCATTTGGAAGAGACAGCCTCATCGCATCCTTGCAAATGCTTCCCTTTAATGCGCAGGTTGCGAAAGGTACAATTCGCACGATGGCTGCCCAGCAAGGGGAATCTGTAGATCCTTGGCGTGACGAACAACCGGGGAAAATCATGCACGAAATCAGATACGGTGAGCTGGCGAACACGAATCAGATTCCGTTTACCCCATACTATGGCACCATTGATGCGACTCCGCTGTTTCTGATGCTGATTGCAGAGTACGCCAGATGGACTGGGGATCTGGAATTCGTGCGGGAGCTGGAACCGAATATTATCGGGGCGCTGGAGTGGATCGATCGCTACGGTGACCGGGACGACGATTTGTTTGTGGAATATCATCAGGAATCAAGCAAAGGCATAGCCAATCAGGGCTGGAAGGATTCCGGCGATTCCATTGTTCATCGCAGCGGAGAGTATGCCAAAACGCCGATTGCTTTAAGCGAGGTGCAGGGCTACGTCTTTCAGGCCAAAATGGGCATTGCTGATTTGTATGAAGCTCTTGGCCGCAACGAGGAATCCGCTAAGCTCAGAGACGAGGCTCGGCGCCTGAAAAACAAATTTGATGAGGCTTTTTGGATGGAGGAGCATCAATACTATGCTATCGCTCTGGATGAAAACAAGCATCAGGTGGGCACCATTACATCAAATCCTGGACACTTGCTGTTGTCGGGAATGCTTGACGACTCCAGGGCGGATGCGGTAGCCGATATGCTGGTTTCACGCAAAATGTTCTCCGGGTTTGGGATTCGGACGATGGGAGAAGGAGAAGCTGGATACAATCCGATGAGCTACCATGATGGAAGCATTTGGCCGCACGATAACAGTATGATTATCCTTGGACTCAGCAAAACTGGTCGTCAGCAGCAGGCGAATCAGGTGATCAAAGGGCTGATTGACTCTGCTGGCCATTTTGAATATGAACGATTGCCTGAGTTGTTCTGTGGTTATGACAGCTCAAGCGGGAAGGCCGTCCCTTATCCGGTGGCTTGTTCTCCACAAGCATGGGCGGCGGGAACGCCTCTCATATTTATCCAGTCCCTGCTTGGCCTGTTTCCAGACGGAATCAAAAAACAAATCCATCTCTCACCTGTCTTGCTTGACGGGATGAATGAGCTGACGGTTTCCAATATCGCCATCGGCAGCGGCGTGCTGTCCATTCGTGTAGAAAGAAGCAGTGAGCGTGATATTTCCTGGTCCGTGCTGGAGAACACCACGGGCTATAAAGTTATCGCTGACTAAGCCAACAGAAAGGGAGGGGAAAACGAGGATGAAAGCGATCAGATGGTTCGTAATTGTGGCCGTGATGACCGCCCTGTCCGCCAGCCTGCTGGCGGGCTGTGGCAGCGGACAGAAGCAGAGTGCAGGCGGAAAGGTAGAAATTACTTTAGCAGGCTGGGGCTCTACCCCGGAAGAAACCAAGCTGTTGGATCAGGTGCTCGCTGACTTTGAACAAAGCCATCCGAATATCAAGGTGAAACGTGAAGTGATCGCCGATCAGTATATGGATGTGATCAAAACCCGTTTAATTGGCGGCAAAGGCCCGGACGTATTTTATTTGGACGCTATTGAAGCCCCGGGACTGATCGAAACGGGGGTTTTGGAACCGCTTAATCATTATGTAACCCCTGATTTTGATATTAATGATTTTGAAAAGCCAATGATTCAGGTATTCCAAAAGAACGGAAACATATATGGTTTTCCGAAGGGATATTCGACGCTGGCGCTCTTATACAATAAAAAGATGCTGAAAGAAGCGGGTGTGGAAGTTCCAAAAACATGGGATGAGCTGCGGGCGGCTTCACGTAAATTAACACAAGGAAACAAAGTGTACGGTTTCGGACAAAATCCGGAGCTTGCACGCACATTTTTTATTGCCCAATCGTTAGGTGGACAGGTGGTTAAGGACGGAAGAGCCAACTTCACCACTCCAGAAGTACTAAATGCTCTTCAGCCCTATGTGGATCAGCATCTGATCGACAAGACGGCAGCGCAGCCCAGTGATGTTGGAGCCGGGTGGACCGGCGAGATGCTCGGTCAAGGGAAAGCGGCCATGGTGCTGGAAGGGAACTGGGCAATCCCATTCTTGAAAAGCACCTTCCCGAACATTGATTTCGGGACAGCGGAAGTGCCGACGATTCATGGTAAAAAGGGGACGATGGCCTTTACGGTTGGATATGTGATGAATGCCGCTTCCACCAAAAAGCAGGCTTCCTGGGAGCTGATCTCCTATTTGACCGGCAAACAGGGGATGAAAACCTGGACGAGCAAAAGGTTTGAGCTTCCGACCCGCAAATCAGTGGCCAAGGAGCTAGGATATGATAAAGATCCGGTACTCGGACCACTAGTTGCGGGTGCCCCTTATGCGACTGTCTGGTCAGAAGGATCTACGCTTCCGACGATATTTAATAATTTTAACAACCAGTTTGTAAGCGCTTATATCGGGGAAAGGCCGTTGAAGGAGGCGCTTCAGGAGGCGCAGGACCAAGCCAATGGGGAAATTGAATTCCAGCTCTATGATTAAAACAGGAACGGAGGGTGCTCATCATGAACCGGAGTGTTTCCAAAAGAGCGTTTAAAGAGGCGGCTCAAGGGTATTTGTTTCTACTACCGACCTTGTTCGTGCTGCTCTTTTTCATTATCGGACCGATTTTTTACGCCATTTATCTGGCATTTCATAAAGTGCAGCTGCTTGGCGTTTCCAGCTCGGAATTTACGGGTATGCGAAATTTTACCCGTATTATGGTGGATAACCGGGCTCATATAGCCATCTGGAACACACTAAAATATGTCATTATCGTTGTTCCGATTCAGACCATTCTGTCGATGGTCATGGCCGCCGTGTTGAATGCGGGCCTGAAAGGACAGAAGATATTTCGGGTCATTTATTTCCTTCCCACATTAACATCATCCGCCGTACTGACGCTCATCTTTATGTGGATGTTCAATCAGAGTGGTCTCATTAATGAGCTGTTGAGTGCGGTAGGATTGCCGATATATAACTGGCTGGGTGATCCGAGGGTGGCCCTTAATGCCATTATGGGGATGAATATTTGGTCGACGGCTCCCTTTTTTATGGTTATTTACTTGGCGGCGCTGCAGGATATTCCGAGCTCTTTATACGAGGCTGCCGAATTGGATGGGGCGAACGCTTTCCAAAAATTTTGGAACATTACGATGCCTAGTTTGAGACCTGTGACCTCTTTTGTCGTCATTATGGGATTAATCGGAACATTTCAACTGTTCGACCAATCCTATATTTTCTCGGCGGGATCAGGCGGTCCGAACAACTCGACGCTTACCGTCGTCCTGCTGATCTATCAATATGCCTTTAAAAACCTGGGCACGATGGGGTACGCCGCTGCGCTGGCGATGACATTGGCGGTGATTATTTTGATCGCAACGCTAATCCAACGCAAATTTTCCAAAGAAGAGTCTTTGAACTAAGGAGGGGGCATCATGAATCTTCGAATAGGCATCGGAAAAATCATATTGTATTTGATTCTTATCGGTTACGCGGCCGTTACGCTTGTCCCGTTTTTTTGGGCGCTGTCGTCGTCATTCAAACCGTTGGAAGAAATCGTGAGTGGAAAAATCAGTTTTATTCCCAAGGTTTTTACCTTGGACAATTATAAAATGATATTTATCCAGCAGCCGTTATTCGGTCGCTGGTTGTTGAACAGCCTGTTGATCGGTGTAGCGATTACTGTGCTGAACCTGTTGTTTAATTCTATGGCCGGCTATGCGCTTGCCCGCTTGAATTTTCCGGGAAAAAATCTGTTGTTCATCATCATCCTGGGTGTACTGATGATTCCGGCTCAGGTTACGATGATACCGAATTTCTTAATTTTGAAAGGCTTTGGTTGGCTGGATACGTATCAAGGAATGATCATTCCCTCCATGATCAGCGCGACGTATATTTTTATGATGCGCCAGTTTTTTGTCAGCTTTCCAAAAGAACTGGAAGAGGCCGCCGAGATTGACGGCTTAGGGCGGTTTGGCGCTTTTTTCCGCATTGTACTTCCATTGGCCCGTCCAGCACTGGCTGCACAGATCATCTTTGTGTTCATGGGGTCATGGAATGACTTTATGAAGCCGTTGATTGTGATGTCCAGTCCGGAAATGTTTACCTTGCCGCTTGGGCTGAATACGTTCAAAGGCCAATATATCAGCTATTGGAATTACATTATGGCGGCTTCCATGATATCTACGCTACCGATCCTTGTCATTTATGCATTCTTTAATCGTTACTTTATTAAGGGAATCACGTTTACGGGCGGCAAATAACGGAAAAAGGGATATCGTACCCATACAGGGCAGATATCCCTTTTTTGATGATCCAAGAGGTTATCCAGATCTGTATGAAGAATGTAAAGAATGCGTGGGATCAATAAAGGAGCGGGTCAAGATTTACATATGGAAAGTGTCTGGTGGATCAAAGCCGACATGGACCAACACGCTGTTCCTGTCCGATTCGCAAAAGAAATGAACTGGCTTGCGGAAAATTACAAAGATTTTCCCGATGTATTAGGGGATATATAAAACATAAAAAACCAGTCCAACACGATCGTGTTTTGACTGGCTCTTTATTTACTATTTCGTCGTGATGACGATAGTATCTTCTTTTTGAATCCAATCTACTTTGGCCCCTAGCGTCTCACTGATCAGCCGGAGCGGTAGATAGCCAATGCCGTTTACCGTGAAGGGAGGATTTGTGAGTTTCACAACTTTTCCGTTCATCGTTGTCTGTCCGTTTTTAAGATTAATTTGCAGAGAGACGGGATTGACACCTGTCTTAGACTGATTAATTTCCGCTATTTTGCTGTTAAAATCATAAGTGACCTCAGCTCCCAGCTTGTCAAAAACGGAACGGAGGGGAATAAACGCCTGTCCGCTCCGGGTTATAACACCGTTACTTAGGGGGACAGGTGTGCCGTTGAGACGGACGAGAATAGGTTTTTGTACAGGAACCGGCGTACTGTAGAGAAATTCATAATCCCCTATGCCAAGTTGCGCATGTTTGTTGACCCCCCAGCCCCACAGGGTGCCGTCTGTTTTTTGCATGATCACATGCCGTGATCCTGCTTGGATGCTTTGAATATTTTTGGTGAGTAATCTAAAAGGGACATTGGACGGTAATTTTTCACCTTCCAGGGAAGCTTCATATACATTCCCGCCTGTTGTCAGTACAAGGATGGAGCGTTCAACGATAAAGACGTCTTTGACATCCTTTATACCTGTTAACAATACAGGGGTATTTTCGTTGTGATAGGTTGTACTATCCGAGTAGCCAGTGACCGTTTCACCCCAGAACCACAATCGTCCTTGTCGATCTATCGCGAGATTGGAACTCCCATTGTTCTTAAGTGTCTTGATGTCCGATAAGGCTTGAATTTGCGATGCAGATAAAATGTCGGATGAGGTAGTATTTTTTTCAAATACCTTGGGCCATGTCCACACGGTGCCGTCTTTTTTTAAGGCTATGTTTTTGGAGATAGCAGTAATATCCTTTAATGATGGAATAGGTTCGAAGCCCTGCAAGGCCTTTGTATTTTTCCATACACTTCCGTCGTGCTTCAAGAAGAGCCAGCGTTCCTCATATTGCGGTCTTTCTTCATAGTAGCCATCCACATCTGTAACCCCGTCGATCCCGAATAGGGTTTGAAAAGAGCCAAAGTTGCTACCATTTTTGATTCGATCAGCAGATAATACGGTTCCTTCGGCGCTCAGGGCGAGTACATGATCATTCATACTACGCACGTCTACGATGTTTTGCAGTCCTTCCAATGAGATAAATTTTACGGATTCAGAAATGTTGTTTCTTGGTACATACCAAGCGGAATGATCTTGTAAGGTAAATACCAGGTCTCCTTCGTTGAGGATATTAGAAAATGTTCTTACGACGTTCGGCTTATCTTCTACACGAGTCGGTACGGATTGATTATAGCCCCATAACCACAAGCTCCCATCGGATTGAATCAGACTCCCGGAATCATAGGAACGAATACGGGACGTAGACTCTTTTTCGGCCGCCCATGCACTAGAGCTGAATAACAATAACGCGATCATACTGAGTAATAGAGTCCGTTTTTTCATACGCTTTTCCTCATTTCTTCATCAGTTAAATAAGATAAAAACGACGTCTTGGGAAATATACCCTTATCAATAGACGAAGAATTTATAGAAAAAGTTTCCATGATTCGTAGGATTCCAATAAAAAAGCCTCCAAACCCACGAGCAGAGGCGGGCTTGAAGGCTTTTTTTGAGCGTGGAAGCAGAATATGACTTGGGACAGGTTCATCTGATGGTTCACCCTGCTTAAGCGGACTATTTTGCTATTCGGCTACGTACGATCAATAAGGTTTGCGCTTTGATTTGTCCAATTTCACGAATGAGCGCAGCCGTTTTTGCTTCATAGGAGTGTTTGGCATCCAAATCTTTTAGGGAAGCAAGGTTAATGTCAATGGTAAGCAGGGCGGATTGAGCAGCAGCTTCAAACAGGATTGCGCCTATGCCAAGATCAGAAATGACATTTTTATTGGACAGTTCCACAATACTATAGGCACGCTGCATTCCGTCCCTGCATACTTCCAGCAAACGCATCGGCACCTCAATGGCGGCGAACACCGAGGTCTGTAGGGAATGGGTACGATAGCGTTTTTCTTCGTCTGTTTCTTTGGGCAAGCGCAATGCCGTCATGTACTGTTCAAAGGATCGGATGTCTGCGGTCATCAGTTCCTCACAGCGCGTGGACAGGTTTTCCATGCTGTGAATCACTTCAGTGATTTGTCCATGAACATGCGCGTATTTTTCTCCTTGGGAAAGGTTGGCGGTCATGGAGGTCATAGCCGCGCCCAGTGCCGCAGCCAGTGCGGATACACTTCCTCCGCCGGGAGTAGGTGCTGCACTTCCAGCCTCTCTTAGAAAATGTTCGATGGAATCACTCCACGACAGTTTACTCATGAATAGACCACCTCTCTGGAGTATTGTTGCAGATCTATTGCTTTGAGCAGATTCTTGTACAAAATCGCAGTTGTTAATGTGCCGACACCACCGGGAACCGGAGAAATCGCATGTACCTTTTCCCCTACATCTAAAGCAGCATCCCCCACTATTTTTCCCTCCAGCGTCTCGTTAATTCCCGCATCTACCAAAATCAGACCGGGATGAACCATATCCTGCGTAATCACATCAGGGCATCCAACTGCGACGAAGGCAATGTCTGCA
Proteins encoded:
- a CDS encoding cyclodeaminase/cyclohydrolase family protein, whose amino-acid sequence is MSKLSWSDSIEHFLREAGSAAPTPGGGSVSALAAALGAAMTSMTANLSQGEKYAHVHGQITEVIHSMENLSTRCEELMTADIRSFEQYMTALRLPKETDEEKRYRTHSLQTSVFAAIEVPMRLLEVCRDGMQRAYSIVELSNKNVISDLGIGAILFEAAAQSALLTIDINLASLKDLDAKHSYEAKTAALIREIGQIKAQTLLIVRSRIAK
- a CDS encoding stalk domain-containing protein — protein: MKKRTLLLSMIALLLFSSSAWAAEKESTSRIRSYDSGSLIQSDGSLWLWGYNQSVPTRVEDKPNVVRTFSNILNEGDLVFTLQDHSAWYVPRNNISESVKFISLEGLQNIVDVRSMNDHVLALSAEGTVLSADRIKNGSNFGSFQTLFGIDGVTDVDGYYEERPQYEERWLFLKHDGSVWKNTKALQGFEPIPSLKDITAISKNIALKKDGTVWTWPKVFEKNTTSSDILSASQIQALSDIKTLKNNGSSNLAIDRQGRLWFWGETVTGYSDSTTYHNENTPVLLTGIKDVKDVFIVERSILVLTTGGNVYEASLEGEKLPSNVPFRLLTKNIQSIQAGSRHVIMQKTDGTLWGWGVNKHAQLGIGDYEFLYSTPVPVQKPILVRLNGTPVPLSNGVITRSGQAFIPLRSVFDKLGAEVTYDFNSKIAEINQSKTGVNPVSLQINLKNGQTTMNGKVVKLTNPPFTVNGIGYLPLRLISETLGAKVDWIQKEDTIVITTK
- a CDS encoding carbohydrate ABC transporter permease, with the protein product MNLRIGIGKIILYLILIGYAAVTLVPFFWALSSSFKPLEEIVSGKISFIPKVFTLDNYKMIFIQQPLFGRWLLNSLLIGVAITVLNLLFNSMAGYALARLNFPGKNLLFIIILGVLMIPAQVTMIPNFLILKGFGWLDTYQGMIIPSMISATYIFMMRQFFVSFPKELEEAAEIDGLGRFGAFFRIVLPLARPALAAQIIFVFMGSWNDFMKPLIVMSSPEMFTLPLGLNTFKGQYISYWNYIMAASMISTLPILVIYAFFNRYFIKGITFTGGK
- a CDS encoding amylo-alpha-1,6-glucosidase, which gives rise to MEYRVIKENDLFLLTDTKGNIPEDHPYGLGLYTKDTRFLSRLDLRINGQEPVLLSSDAAENYMATILLTNVQTEIDGKLELWRESVEVERTRFIYDDVLYERIKLTNYYPKQITFKLSVHMDADFADMFVVRGFQSGELGKRTGTKAANQSLIFSYQGADQVCRATAVTWDRPEQAADENGDVFFQITLDHGASEVITFTVQPQIGEAVVAEPMKPEDALKQLKQVYEVWDQQTAKVQTDHDLLQRLVDRGLKDLKVLLTDLGYGAFPVAGLPWFGVPFGRDSLIASLQMLPFNAQVAKGTIRTMAAQQGESVDPWRDEQPGKIMHEIRYGELANTNQIPFTPYYGTIDATPLFLMLIAEYARWTGDLEFVRELEPNIIGALEWIDRYGDRDDDLFVEYHQESSKGIANQGWKDSGDSIVHRSGEYAKTPIALSEVQGYVFQAKMGIADLYEALGRNEESAKLRDEARRLKNKFDEAFWMEEHQYYAIALDENKHQVGTITSNPGHLLLSGMLDDSRADAVADMLVSRKMFSGFGIRTMGEGEAGYNPMSYHDGSIWPHDNSMIILGLSKTGRQQQANQVIKGLIDSAGHFEYERLPELFCGYDSSSGKAVPYPVACSPQAWAAGTPLIFIQSLLGLFPDGIKKQIHLSPVLLDGMNELTVSNIAIGSGVLSIRVERSSERDISWSVLENTTGYKVIAD
- a CDS encoding ABC transporter substrate-binding protein, whose translation is MKAIRWFVIVAVMTALSASLLAGCGSGQKQSAGGKVEITLAGWGSTPEETKLLDQVLADFEQSHPNIKVKREVIADQYMDVIKTRLIGGKGPDVFYLDAIEAPGLIETGVLEPLNHYVTPDFDINDFEKPMIQVFQKNGNIYGFPKGYSTLALLYNKKMLKEAGVEVPKTWDELRAASRKLTQGNKVYGFGQNPELARTFFIAQSLGGQVVKDGRANFTTPEVLNALQPYVDQHLIDKTAAQPSDVGAGWTGEMLGQGKAAMVLEGNWAIPFLKSTFPNIDFGTAEVPTIHGKKGTMAFTVGYVMNAASTKKQASWELISYLTGKQGMKTWTSKRFELPTRKSVAKELGYDKDPVLGPLVAGAPYATVWSEGSTLPTIFNNFNNQFVSAYIGERPLKEALQEAQDQANGEIEFQLYD
- a CDS encoding carbohydrate ABC transporter permease, producing MNRSVSKRAFKEAAQGYLFLLPTLFVLLFFIIGPIFYAIYLAFHKVQLLGVSSSEFTGMRNFTRIMVDNRAHIAIWNTLKYVIIVVPIQTILSMVMAAVLNAGLKGQKIFRVIYFLPTLTSSAVLTLIFMWMFNQSGLINELLSAVGLPIYNWLGDPRVALNAIMGMNIWSTAPFFMVIYLAALQDIPSSLYEAAELDGANAFQKFWNITMPSLRPVTSFVVIMGLIGTFQLFDQSYIFSAGSGGPNNSTLTVVLLIYQYAFKNLGTMGYAAALAMTLAVIILIATLIQRKFSKEESLN